The Pseudochaenichthys georgianus chromosome 8, fPseGeo1.2, whole genome shotgun sequence genome has a segment encoding these proteins:
- the olfm2a gene encoding LOW QUALITY PROTEIN: noelin-2a (The sequence of the model RefSeq protein was modified relative to this genomic sequence to represent the inferred CDS: deleted 1 base in 1 codon), which yields MSIPMLKIGAVLSTMAMVTNWMSQTLPSLVGLNGTTITRGGTSERIVSALYPSPEEGWQIYSSAQDADGKCICTVVAPAQNMCNRDPRSRQLRQLMEKVQNISQSMEVLDLRTYRDLQYVRNTESLMKVVDGKLKVASDNPRSLNPKGFQELKDKVSQLLPLLPVLDQYKMDAKMILHLREEVRNLSLVLMAIQEEMGAYDYEELRQRVLLLETRLHSCMQKLGCGKLTGVSNPITVRASGSRFGSWMTDTMIPSSDNRVWSMDGYYKGRRVLEYRTMNDFMKGQNFVQHLLPHPWAGTGHVVYNGSLYYNKYQSNIIIKYHFRSRSVLVQRSLSGAGYNNTFPYSWGGSSDIDLMADENGLWAVYTTIPNAGNIVISRLEPMSLEVLQTWDTGFPKRSAGESFMICGTLYVTNSHLAGAKIYFAYYTNTSSYEYTDIPFHNQYSHISMMDYNPRERVLYTWNNGHQVLYNVTLFQVIKTSGD from the exons GCTCTGTACCCGAGCCCAGAGGAGGGCTGGCAGATCTACAGCTCGGCGCAGGATGCAGATGGGAAGTGTATCTGTACCGTGGTCGCACCGGCACAGAACATGTGTAACCGAGACCCACGCAGCAGGCAACTTCGCCAGCTCATGGAGAAG gttcagaacattagccagtcaatggAGGTGCTGGACCTGCGGACGTACAGAGATCTACAGTATGTAAGGAACACCGAGAGCCTAATGAAAGTGGTGGATGGAAAGCTGAAGGTGGCCTCTGACAATCCCCGCAGTCTCAATCCAAAGGGTTTTCAG GAGTTAAAAGACAAGGTGTCCCAGCTGCTTCCCCTGCTGCCAGTGCTGGACCAGTACAAGATGGATGCAAAGATGATCCTGCATCTCCGGGAGGAGGTGAGGAATCTGTCCTTGGTGCTGATGGCCATCCAGGAGGAGATGGGGGCCTATGATTATGAGGAGCTGCGCCAGAGAGTCCTGCTGCTGGAGACCAGGCTCCACTCCTGCATGCAGAAACTAG GCTGTGGGAAGCTGACCGGTGTCAGTAATCCCATCACCGTACGTGCGTCTGGCTCAAGGTTCGGCTCCTGGATGACTGATACCATGATCCCCAGCTCAGACAACAGG GTGTGGTCCATGGATGGTTACTACAAGGGACGGCGTGTCCTGGAATACCGCACAATGAATGATTTCATGAAGGGCCAGAACTTTGTGCAGCAC TTACTGCCTCACCCCTGGGCCGGCACTGGTCACGTGGTCTACAACGGCTCGCTATATTACAACAAGTACCAGAGCAACATCATCATCAAGTACCACTTCCGATCTCGGAGTGTTTTGGTGCAGCGCAGCCTGAGTGGAGCCGGCTACAACAACACCTTTCCTTACTCCTGGGGCGGCTCATCTGACATCGACCTGATGGCGGATGAGAATGGCCTGTGGGCTGTTTACACCACCATCCCCAATGCTGGGAACATTGTCATCAGCCGCCTGGAGCCCATGAGTCTGGAGGTGCTGCAGACCTGGGACACGGGCTTTCCTAAACGCAGTGCTGGAGAGTCTTTCATGATCTGCGGTACACTTTACGTCACCAACTCTCACCTGGCTGGTGCCAAGATCTACTTTGCCTACTACACCAACACGTCAAGCTACGAGTACACAGACATCCCCTTCCACAATCAATACTCCCACATCTCCATGATGGACTACAACCCCAGGGAGAGGGTCCTGTATACCTGGAACAACGGACACCAGGTGCTCTACAATGTCACACTATTCCAGGTTATTAAGACTTCTGGGGACTGA